CGCCCGCTGGCTGGGCAGACGGTGCAAGCCTGCCGTGGCGGAAGAGCCGTAGACAAAAAATATTTCGGGCCGATGGGGCTGTTCCGGCAGAGATGCGCATTGCGCTGCTGGAACAGCCCCTTTCTTTGTGCTACTGCTGCATGCTGGACATAAGCTCCATGAGGTTTTGAGTTTGCCCCGCCAGTTCGGCCACGGCATCCGCAGCTTCGCGCATGGCGGCTGAGGTCTGGCGCGACATTTCGCTTATCTGCGTTATGGCTCGGCTTACTTCATCGCTGGCGGCAGACTGCTGCTCGCTGGCGGCGGCAATGGCATTGACCTGATCCGCCGTGCCCTCGACCGTGGCCACAATATCGCTCAGGGCCGCACCAGACTGGCTGGCATAGGTGTTGGCTTCTTCAATCTGCCGTGCGGCCTTGTCCACAGAATCCATGCTCTGGGTGGCGCTGGACTGGATGGCCTTGATGGCGTTGGCAACGTCATGGGTGGAGGCCATGGTTTTTTCCGCCAGTTTGCGCACTTCATCCGCCACCACGGCAAAGCCCCGCCCGGCATCGCCCGCGCGGGCAGCCTCAATGGCGGCATTAAGCGCCAGCAGGTTGGTCTGGTCGGCTATGTCTGAAATAACGCCCATGATGCGGTTGATGTTTTGCGTATGCTCGTGCAGTTGGGCCATGTCGCCCTTGAGCGTCATGGATGCCTGATGCACCTGATCAATGCTGCGCAGCGATCGCTTGACGATTTCTGAGCCGTTTTCCGCCTTGGCGCGGGTTTCTGTGGAGGCCTGAGAGGCAACGGACGCGTTGCGCGCCACTTCCTGCACTGTGGCATTCATCTGCTGCATGGCAGAAGCCGCCTCTCCCAGTCTGCCCGAGGTCTCTCGCGCGCCTTTATCTGACTGTTCGATCTGCGCGGCCAGGCGCGCTGTGGCCGCGCTCACTACCCGGGCCACCTCCTGAAGTCTGGCGGCGGCCATCCGCAGGGCTTCGCTTTTGTTTTGGGCTTCTATATTGGCGGCTTCCGTCTGGCGTAGGGCTTCTGTTGCCTTGGCTGACTGCTCTTGTGCCGCCAGCGATTCGCGCTGGGCTCTTTCAATGTGGGTTTTCAGCGCCTGCACCATGGAGACTATGGAAGCGTACACGCCAACACTGTCGCTATTCGCGTCGTGAATGTCGTAGTCTCCGGCAGCAACACGGCTGGCCACAGCCTGGAGTTCGCCGGGGTCTTTGCCAAGTTGATGCTTTATGGAACGCGAAAGTACAAGAGAAACGATGATGCTGAAAAATACGGCGGCAGCACTGAGCGCATATGCGCCTTTAACTGCGTTTTCGCCTGTGGCGACGGCCTCGGCAGACACCTGTTTACTGTCTGACTTGGTAAGTTCCATCAGCTCTTCATAGAGTGGCTCAAGGCTGTTAAATAGCGGTGTGTATTTTTTTTCAAATATACTTATTGCCTCGCCACGTTCTTCGCATTGCACAAATGCAAGAATTTCTTTGCGCACTGTGTTGAGCTTGCGTGAAATTGCATCAATTTTTTCTATCAGTTCCTTTGCCGCAACATGGTGCTGGTCTTCTGATTCACCCACAATGGTAAAATATCTGTCATGGTTTTCCCTGATTGAATCCATCGTGCTGGTGATGTTGGAGGAATAGCGTTCGATCTCTGTGGGCGATGTTTGTGAAATAAGCGCCAATACGTCAGAGCGGATAATCCAGAATTTCAGATGCATTTCCTGAAGTTCTATGAGAGATGGGAGCAAAGATGTATCTATTTCAATGAATCTTTTATTCATTGCAGAAATGTTTTTAATCGACATGCCACTCATCGCAAGCAGAACAAGTGTAATGAAAAAGAATGATAGTCCAAGTTTTACAATCAGTCGCATAGGTTTTCACCTCCTGGGTTTGTGCTACAGGCACTTGCGATGAATGTATAACTTATGCAAAGAACGTGCTAAATTTTTTCAGTAATATGAAGGACAAAATATACAACAAAGCGGTGGTTTTTCTGAACCACCGCTTTGTACGTGCCATGCAGTATATGGGGGACGCCGTAGCGGGTCGGGATCAATCGTGATTCATGGCTTCTGCCAATTGCATGAGGTTGCTGGCCTGGGCGGAAAGGTTGGTTATGGCCTCTGCCGCCTCGCTCATGGCTTTGGACGTTTGGCGCGCCATCTCGCTGATTTGCGTGATGGCGCCGCTAACTTCATCACTGGCGGCAGACTGCTGCTCGCTGGCGGCTGCAATGGCATTAACCTGATCGGCAGTGCTCTCGACCGTAGCAACAATGTCGGCCAGCGCCGCACCAGACTGGCTGGCATAGGTGTTGGCTTCTTCAATCTGTTTTGCCGCTCTGTCCACAGAATCCATGCTCTGGGCGGCGCTGGACTGGATAGCCTCAATGGCGCTGGCAACGTCATGGGTGGAGGCCATGGTTTTTTCCGCCAGCTTGCGCACTTCATCAGCAACCACGGCAAATCCCCGCCCGGCCTCTCCCGCGCGGGCGGCCTCAATGGCGGCATTGAGCGCCAGCAGGTTGGTCTGGTCGGCTATATCTGAAATAACACCCATGATGCGGTTGATGTTCTGCGTGTGCTCCCGCAGTAGAGCCATGTCGTCCTTGAGCGTCATGGACGCTTCATGCACCTGATCAATACTGTGCAGCGAACGCTTGACGATCTCTGCGCCATTTTCGGCTTTGGCGCGGGTTTCTGTGGAGGCCTGCGAGGCAATGGACGCGTTGCGCGCCACTTCCTGCACCGTTGCGTTCATCTGCTGCATGGCAGAAGCCGCCTCGCTCAGCCTGCCCGTTGTTTCTTGCGAACCTTTGTCCGACTGCTCGATTTGCGTGGCCAGGCGCGCGGTGGCTGTGCTTACTACATGCGTCACTTCCTGAAGTTTGGCGGCTGCTGCACGTAGAGTCTCACTCTTGTTTTGGGCTTCTATATTGGCGGCTTCCGTCTGGCGCAGGGCTTCTGTTGCCTTGGCTGACTGCTCTTGTGCCGCCAGAGATTCGCGCTGGGCTCTTTCAATGTGGGTTTTGAGCGCCTGCACCATGGCAATTATTGAGGCGTAGACGCCGCGCTTTGCAGTATCGTCGTCAAGGGCATAGTCCCCCTGGGCCACGCGCCTGGCTATGTTGTCCAGTTCTCCCGGGTCTTTGCCAAGCTGCCTATGGACCACCCTGAGCAGAAGCAGAATGACCGCCGTGCCAATAAGTACAGCAACCAGAGATAATCCTGATGAAAAAATAATTGATTGTTCGCTGACGCCGCTGGCGTTTGTAATGGCAATGTTTGCGCCTTCGTTGCTCAGGCTGACAATCTGTTCATAGAGGTCAGCCAGCCTGAGGAAGGGGCCTCGGCTGCTGGCAAGCAACTGGGCGGCTTCTTCATTTTTTCCGGCTCTGATAAAAGCAAGCAGGTCTTTGCGCATGGTTACAAATTGCCCTGATTGCGCTTCTATCTGGGCTGTTATGTCCATAATGGCCTGTTTACGGTCTGACGGCGGCATATTTTCAAGGGCGGCAGCAAAAGCCTTTTTACTGTCGCCTATGCGTCGCAGCAGCCCAGTCATATGCGCGCTGTAGTTCTCTATCTCCTTGGGGTCGTGCAGCGTTGTAATGGCTGAAAGATCCCCTCTGGAAGAAAACAGCAGGGCATAGGTGCTCTGGATGGATGTAGCCACAGGAATCCATGTGCTGCCTATGGATGCGATCTCGGCATTCATGCGGGTGAGATTCCTGATGGTCAGGCCGGACGTGATTAACATTATGATAATTATACTTCCGAAAGACAGAATCAGACGTGCTCTCAGGCTCATGGCAGACGATCTCCCAACAGGTGGTGTTGCATGCTATGCACAATGGCGGCTGGTCAAGTTCAAAAAATGATATGGGGCTTTTGTGGCAATGCATGTTGCATTGGGAACATCTCTGGCAGGTTTTATTGTTAAATTGATATTATCATCCTTGTTCATAAACAAAAAAGCCGACCCGGAGGTCGGCGTTTTTGCAACGAATGTTGCAGACATACAGGGATGCCCTGAAAAAACTACTGGGCGCGCATCTGCGCAATAAGGCCCGAAAGTCCGTTGGCCTGGGCCGCCAGATCTTCCACAGCCTCTGTGGCTGCACGCATGGCAGAGGCTGTTTGCCGGGACATGCCGTTGATCTGGTCAATGACGCTTGTCACCTGATCGCTGGCGGCAGACTGCTCCTCGCTGGCAGAAGAGA
This region of Desulfovibrio desulfuricans genomic DNA includes:
- a CDS encoding HAMP domain-containing methyl-accepting chemotaxis protein, whose translation is MRLIVKLGLSFFFITLVLLAMSGMSIKNISAMNKRFIEIDTSLLPSLIELQEMHLKFWIIRSDVLALISQTSPTEIERYSSNITSTMDSIRENHDRYFTIVGESEDQHHVAAKELIEKIDAISRKLNTVRKEILAFVQCEERGEAISIFEKKYTPLFNSLEPLYEELMELTKSDSKQVSAEAVATGENAVKGAYALSAAAVFFSIIVSLVLSRSIKHQLGKDPGELQAVASRVAAGDYDIHDANSDSVGVYASIVSMVQALKTHIERAQRESLAAQEQSAKATEALRQTEAANIEAQNKSEALRMAAARLQEVARVVSAATARLAAQIEQSDKGARETSGRLGEAASAMQQMNATVQEVARNASVASQASTETRAKAENGSEIVKRSLRSIDQVHQASMTLKGDMAQLHEHTQNINRIMGVISDIADQTNLLALNAAIEAARAGDAGRGFAVVADEVRKLAEKTMASTHDVANAIKAIQSSATQSMDSVDKAARQIEEANTYASQSGAALSDIVATVEGTADQVNAIAAASEQQSAASDEVSRAITQISEMSRQTSAAMREAADAVAELAGQTQNLMELMSSMQQ
- a CDS encoding methyl-accepting chemotaxis protein; this translates as MSLRARLILSFGSIIIIMLITSGLTIRNLTRMNAEIASIGSTWIPVATSIQSTYALLFSSRGDLSAITTLHDPKEIENYSAHMTGLLRRIGDSKKAFAAALENMPPSDRKQAIMDITAQIEAQSGQFVTMRKDLLAFIRAGKNEEAAQLLASSRGPFLRLADLYEQIVSLSNEGANIAITNASGVSEQSIIFSSGLSLVAVLIGTAVILLLLRVVHRQLGKDPGELDNIARRVAQGDYALDDDTAKRGVYASIIAMVQALKTHIERAQRESLAAQEQSAKATEALRQTEAANIEAQNKSETLRAAAAKLQEVTHVVSTATARLATQIEQSDKGSQETTGRLSEAASAMQQMNATVQEVARNASIASQASTETRAKAENGAEIVKRSLHSIDQVHEASMTLKDDMALLREHTQNINRIMGVISDIADQTNLLALNAAIEAARAGEAGRGFAVVADEVRKLAEKTMASTHDVASAIEAIQSSAAQSMDSVDRAAKQIEEANTYASQSGAALADIVATVESTADQVNAIAAASEQQSAASDEVSGAITQISEMARQTSKAMSEAAEAITNLSAQASNLMQLAEAMNHD